The genomic interval gtaaaagtataagtagtcgtccaaaaaatgtactcaactacaagtaaaaaataatttggtgaaaagaatactcaagtaatgagtaacattgtgagtaactgcttatatttttgttggattttttttcttttttaaacaatggtattattttctgagcacaaaggtATCTATATGGACTGTTGATATAATGATACTCTACAATAAcccttacataaccacattaagccaaagaaatacaaataaataaataaataaaaataaaatctgtGAATTCcgatgagagaaaaaaacaaaacataaatgaagcattattcgttcaaagagcatgagtgccctctggggGAGAAAAAAGTTTCTTGTTAGAATAGTGAAGAGTTACTTCATAATAACTATTTTGGAATtagaaggatcatatctccggttttccgtggtcaatcggtgcgaaataaaaatttggagagaggttaaaatccacgctttcgagtcatgttgagggcagtggttcatatcaaatacttcattttttatggtgctttaaagacactgcatgattgaacaggctggcgtgaagatagaacggcaagcttgcttctgattggtataatggtgtcatgtgattattgttgcgatgtctcattggtgaaattggtagacctatcccggtaatacaccaggcacgtctcaactcttggcatcgctggcaaaacaataaataaataaataaatgtaatatgtagaataaagaggaaaaatgtaacgactcttgtatagcccaaagtagcggagtaatagtagtggtttttttcttcacaaatctactcaagtaaaaagtattgcttagtaaaagttactcaagtaaatgtaactgagtacatgtaacgctttACCACCCACCTCTGATCATAATCATGATCAGTAATTGATATCCTGAGTGTGTGACTGAATAAAGCAGACAGAGGAAATCACACATAGTTTTTCATAAAATGTATCTTATTGTATAGAAGGTGTATACATAGTCTGGAACagtacattttttcccctcaacaaataataaaaaaacacaagtggtATAATTGATAATTGTCATAATGTTCATAATAGGATAAGGAAAAAAGGAAAAGTGttgagtaaatattttttaaaactttgacattctTAGGGACTCAAACAAGCTCAATTTTGTAATGACCAAAATCTTCATGAGATTTTTACCTTTCTTGTCACACAAAATCCCAGTAGTAGAGATTTCCCTAACCCTCCGTTAATATCAAATGGATTCGATGATAAACCATGAGTGTTAAACATTTTTGGGTTCTCGTACAGAAGGGCACAGCTGATACAAATGGAAAAGTGTGTAGAAAGCGTCTGTTGTTGCCGTTTGTTACAAAATAGCGTCAATTAATTGACATCAACGTATTAGAATAATGGTACAGTATACCTCAAAGTTAGTATGTTAATGTAAGGGGACTCCCCTCCCGTGCATATGCAGTAAGGGTGCAATCAAAATAAAAGGCAAGTAGTTACGGCATATAGATTTACTACACTGTGAGCAACTTGTTCTCTACATTGGATCTACTGTATGTCCTATAAGTATGCTAAATTGTTATTTGAAATGGTTCCTGCAAATTCAATACATTTTAGGAGGGTAAAAGTTGAACCCAAAAATGATACTATGATACATAAATGATAAAGTAGAAAGACCCAAAGTTTGACCAGCATCCTTGAACAGGTTGTGTTCACTCTGTTAGTTTCCACTATATTCATAAATTATACCGTCTGCAGAGTTTGAGTCGTGATCACTTTTTACACAATTGATTCATATTTTTAATATCTATTGAAGACTGAAGAAGCCTAAACGGAAAAGGAGTTGACGTCAAGGAGGGTCAGTTTATTAATTGTCACCCTTGGGTATTCATTTCTTGGAAATTAGGGCGTTGATGTCATCTTCTGGTTGAAGGCTATGCCACTGCGCGATTGGCCGCCTAGGGTTTGCGAGCATATCCGACCAATGGTGATGCTCGGTTCCAGCGACGCTGCTTCCCAACAGTACTTTCCCAATTGCGTCATTTTTTCCTATCTTGTCATAGTCCAGTACGGTCACTGCAACCTGTACCTTCTGGAGATATTGATGAATACACAAACATAGAAGATCAATGCATTTGTTTTAGATGTAATCCAAGTAATTTATAGTGCTTAAGAATTACGTTGTGCCTTTTAGTACCTCTATCTGTTCACACGACACTTCAAAACTGAAGGACTCATTGTAGTAAGGGTTCAAAGTGTTCTTTTTgattgttgttttctttttcttaagTCTTTTCCCATTCAGCATCAAGTGGATCTTCACATAAGGATCTGATGGGCAGAACAGGAACTTAACTAGTGCAGTTCATTCATAATTAGGTTTTGATAGTGAAATACTTAAACACTAAAAAGTCTCAGGTGGCAGTGTGTGTGTTGCTTCAATTTTGACACACCTGATAATCCACCCACATCCATTTTCTTCAGGTTTTTGGCCTCAAGAATCACAACAGTCAGCTTCCCTGCTGTTGGAACATACCTCAAGGACAAACAAATGTCTCCAAGCCTCTCACTCTAATACACAGAAAAAGAGGTACTGATACTTGTGGAAAATATGTACTCCTCAGCTTTGTGCAGAAATATTTACTGAATTGACAAAAAGTGTTATACAAGCTTGACTACGGTCAACTTTAACTATATTTCTTatgcagtggggcaagtaagtatttagtcaacaaccaagtgtgcaagttctcctacttgaaaagattagagatgcctgtaattgtcaacatgggtaaacctcaaccatgagagacagaatgtggaaaaaaaacagaaaatcacattgtttgatttttaaagaatttatttccaaattaggcgGCACGgtagctgagtggttagcacgtctgcctcacagttctgagatcaagggttcaatcccgggcttcggccttcctgtgtggagtttgcatgttctccccgtgcctgcgtgggttacctccgggaactccggtttcctcccacatcccaaaaacatgcatggtaggctgattgaacactctaaattgtccgtaggtaagagtgtgtgcgtgaatggttgtatgtctccttgtgccctgcgactggctggcaaccagttcagggtgtcccctgcctactgcccgtagttagctgggataggctccagcacctccgcgaccctcgtgaggacaagcggcatggaaaatgaatgaatgaatgaatgaatttccaaattagagtggaaaataagtatttgagcaCCTACaatcaagcaagatttctggctgtcaaagagtggACTTCTTCtagcgaggctccactcgttacctgtaataacggcacctgttttaactcattatcggtataaaagacacctgtccacaatctcagtcggtcacactccaaactccactatggccaagaccaaagagctgtggaaggacaccagagacaaaattgtagaccagcataggtaaaacgcttggtgtaaagaaatcaactgtgggagcaatttttagaaaatggaagacattcaagaccactgataatctcccttgatctggggctccatgcaagatctcaccccgtggcgtcaaactgataacaagaatggtgagcaaaaatcccagaaccacacagggggatctagtgaatgacctccagagagctgggaccacggtaacaaagcctactattagtaacacaatgcgccgccagggactcaaatcctgcactgccagacgtgtccccctattgaagaaaatacacgtccagggccgcctgcggtttgctagagagcatttggatgatccagaagaggactgggagaatgtgttatggtcagatgaaccaaaatagaactttttggtagaaacacaggttctcgtgtttggaggagaaagaatactgaattgcatctgaagaacaccatacccactgtgaagcatgggggtggaaacatcatgctttggggctgtttttctgcaaagggaccaggaaaaaaggaaaggaaagaatgaatggggccatgtatcgagagattgtgagtgaaaatctccttccatcagtaagggcattgaagatgagacgtggctgggtctttcagcatgacaatgatcccaaacataaagccagagcaacaaagagtggcttcgtaagaagcatttcaaggtcctggagtggcctagccagtctccagatctccacCCAATAGAAActctatggagggagttgaaagtccatgttgcccaacgacagccccaaaacatcactgctctagaggaaatctgcatggaggaatgggccaaaataccagcaacagtgtgtgaaaagcttgtgaagagttacagaaaacgtttggcctccgttattgccaacaaagggtagataacaaagtattgaggtgaacttttggtattgaccaaatacttattttccaccatgatttgcaaacaaattctttagaaatcaaacaatgtgattttatgttttttttccccacattctgtctctcatggttgaggtttacccatgttgacaattacaggcctctctaatattttcaagtgggagaacttaaacaattagtggttgacaaaatacttatttaccccactgtagatATTGGCAAATCAACTAAAAATACTGTATAGGATTGTTTTGTTCGACTCCTACCCCTATTTAATATATCACTATTCTCAGTTGTTTACATTTCATGAGGTCACACATACTTGCCAAAATGAAATAGTTGGTGCTGTTAacaatttttagtttcaaaaagTAGGTTGCACATTTTTACTTATATCATGATAATTATACAGCTACCACACTGACAGTATTAAAACCAAGCATTGTCTTTGTAATTATAGAATATTTGATACAGCTCTTGTGTTGGATCTCATTCAACGATGCCGGGTTCACACATTAGTAGAGAAATCTATTTAtggcatacacacacacacacctcctcTTTTTCGGCCTTCTGCAGATCCCGCCACTCCTGCAGTGACTGGCTGAAGTCCACGCTGCTCATCGGTATCTTCACCACCCCGATTGCGTCGTGCTTGGAAAAGCGGTCAAAGTCGTACACGGTCATCACTAGTGTCTTGCCGCCCAGCTCGGTGTATGGTACCTGTATGTACATTCATACAATTATTAGGTTTTGACtctgtttttgcctttttcTTTGGATTtcgaatgaaaaaaatgaaagtacCAATGAAATTGTGATAATGACTGTAGAACagtaatgtatgtgtgtgtgtgtggggggggggggggcttttgATATACAATATACAACATAATCTTAGCACATTGAACTCGGCATTAGTTCTTAGATCCATATAGAGGTTCCTCAACTTTCCTGTAACTTCAATAGACTACGTTCTGGCTTTCTGTCATAATCTAAAAACCTGCATATACAGTACTTGAAATTCTCCATAGACTACAATGTGACCGTCAATGGTATATTGGTATTTTCTCTgtgtgtgccctgtgattggcttgtGACCAATGCaaggtttaacaaactttttccCAATCAATTTAGATCAGCTCCAGCTCATGTTATTGGATGGATggtttacattacattacattgacTATAATGGGATTATTGAACTGTGGGgattttttgtgtgattttccatgagggcaaaaatattaaaaatggcaatttTATGGCAATCAgtaataatgcaaaaaaaatgttgtctgtAACTTGGTTTTACCATAAATTTCATcatttcaacaaaagaaaatgaaaaaaattacctTAAATATAAACGTCTCATTGAAGTTGGGCTCCAGAGTCTTCCGGTGTACTTTGGTTTCAAACTTCTTCTTTTTGTCAGGTAGCAAATAGACTTTAACGTAAGGATCCGAGCTTCCGCCAACATCCATAGCAGGAAGACCATCTGCCTGCAAGATGCCCACTACAAGCTAGAAGGTGAGTGCAGAAAAATTTTACAGTCACGAAAAGTCGTATTTATCAGGTGACATTTGGAAGATATCTCACCATATTATCAGTGAAGTTGTAATCTAGTGTAAAATGGAGTCTGCCCAATTTCTCATCCTCCTTTGGTTGAATGTCTGACAACTCTGTCTCCTTCTTGCTTTCGACTTTCAGTGGCTACACACACAAATGTATCAACTTTCTGATTTCAAATTGGCATCAAATATGCTGGCAATAACTAAGTTGAACTCAATATTGATTCAATACTTGATAATAGTAATGCTCGTATTCTTTCTATTTGAGTGATTACACATTTAATTGTTCACAATAACCCATGAACATTTAcagcaaagaaaaaatatacattacaGAAACACAACAAATAATGCATTGCTAGTTCAACTTATAACACAAAATAAGTGATCTCTTAATGTGATTATGAAGTAACAACTTACAGACATGGGCAAAGATGTCAACACTatgatacacaaaaaaaaagttacacaaGGCTCCAGGTGAGTTTTACCTCTTTGGACCAACCATCATTTTCAGTATCACAATCTCCTCCCTTGCTCTTCTCTTTTCCCTTTTTCTTATCCTTGTCTTTTTTTAGGCATTTCTTCCACGCGCACACGCCAAAGGAGAGCAATACACACAAACTCACAATACAGAAAGCCACCACGACCCACGATGACGCTgcaaaacaaaatacatttgtaaaaaataaagatgTTATGATCTGAATCTGAACTTATTCACATCATAATAAGGGGAATATATGGGAAATTACTATTTCAGTGTTTGTAAATAGTGCTTGTCAAGTGTT from Corythoichthys intestinalis isolate RoL2023-P3 chromosome 5, ASM3026506v1, whole genome shotgun sequence carries:
- the LOC130916174 gene encoding synaptotagmin-1-like codes for the protein MTGDHQAVPIIPTRAVQWPNSTENQTHPAGQSPDRFMSEPHGIHTSSWVVVAFCIVSLCVLLSFGVCAWKKCLKKDKDKKKGKEKSKGGDCDTENDGWSKEPLKVESKKETELSDIQPKEDEKLGRLHFTLDYNFTDNMLVVGILQADGLPAMDVGGSSDPYVKVYLLPDKKKKFETKVHRKTLEPNFNETFIFKVPYTELGGKTLVMTVYDFDRFSKHDAIGVVKIPMSSVDFSQSLQEWRDLQKAEKEESERLGDICLSLRYVPTAGKLTVVILEAKNLKKMDVGGLSDPYVKIHLMLNGKRLKKKKTTIKKNTLNPYYNESFSFEVSCEQIEKVQVAVTVLDYDKIGKNDAIGKVLLGSSVAGTEHHHWSDMLANPRRPIAQWHSLQPEDDINALISKK